A window of Bacteroidota bacterium genomic DNA:
CGGCAAAGAAAAAAATCTCACTCAGATGGAAATGGCAGAAATACTTGTGAGCGTATTAGGAATTGAAAAAACAGAAAAGCTCCTTGCGTTTATGAAAAAGCGCAACTTAAAATCAATAAACTTTGGCGAACTACATGAGCATATCCTCAAGAGGAGGAAAAACTCTGCCTCCTCACAAACTTGATTCCTTTTACCGCACTTCTAATTCCCAGTACGCGCTAAGTTCTGCTTAGTGCGGTAGTAAATTGCTCCAAGACCTAAAGCAAGTTTCTTTTTCCATTTACTCTCTTCCCTCGTTTATTATACTTACATTACCAAAAATCAAATAAATCTTTTAATCAAAAAATCAATGAACAATTTATTTTCAGTCGTTTCAATTCTATCGGCATTCGCATGGGGGCTTGGATATTTCCATTATCACGAAGGGCGCTTCATCCATATTTTTCTTGTAATGGCAATTCTTACTGCATCTGTAAGAATTATTCAGGAAATATATTATATGAAAAGACGGTTTGCAAAACGCGCTTTGGTGAAAGCAGCCAGGTAATTTTTAAAAGCAATGAGATTAGAGTTTATAAAAAATATAAACGGCTATGATGAGCATGCTATCCGGCTTTCGGATTTTAACTCTTCGCAGGCAGTAATGTTTTTTGGAATCATCAACCGCATGGTAAGGCATTCCGATTCTCCCATTGACTTAAGTTCCCTTGGTTTTATTCACCCGGTAAATTGTAATCTCATCTTGCGCTCTTCTGCAGATGACGCAGGAATATCCACGGCAGATAATGTAAATTTTTTTTGCGACCTCACCGCAAAAACATACAAGACGATCGAAGGATTAGTGGAACCGTTTTGCAGGAAAGAATCAAAAGGATACCAATGGCTGTATGATATTGATACGCCAATTGGTTTTTTATTCTCTTCCGGAAAAGATATGCCAGCAGAAAAATGAAACATAATTAAAATATAAAAAATGAAAAAAGGAAAACTGAAATTCTATAACCGCTTTAAAGGGTTCGGGCTGATTACCGATTTTGAAACAGGCGCTGAGTATAATGTGAGCCCTTCCGGAATAGGAGATAGTAGTATAAAAGATGGCGACAATGTTATTTTTGAAGTTACCGAAGGAAGGAACGGGCAGAACGCAGTAGAAATACGGCCCGATGTTTTCACGCTGAATACATAGTTGCCTATTGGGCATCTTAAAATACCTGTTCACAATTTATGTTGTATATTTGCCCATTAATTATTAATCGCTAAAATTTATTTTTATGGAAAAAGGAACAGTAAAGTTTTACAATGAAGCAAAAGGTTTTGGCTTCATTAAAAGAGAAAATGGACAAGATATATTTGTTCACTCTTCAGGCATCATAGATAAAATCCACGAGAACGACAATGTAACGTTTGAAGTTGCCGAAGGCAAGAAAGGACCCAACGCAGTGAATGTAAAACTGGCGTAGGTCAATACTGCCGTTATGCAAAATGAAAATAGAGACCAGTACCGCAGAGGTTTTCTTAAAGGAAGAAAACCTGATTGTGGTAAAGTACAAGCCCGATGCTAAAGTTGAGATGAAAGATATGCTTGCCATTCACACGGCTGAAAAAAAACTTTCCGGCAAAAAACACCTGGCGCTTTTAGACGCGCGCGGTTTCATCAGCGTATCGGAGGAGGCGAGAAAATTCGGAGCATCCGAAACGCCCAAACAGTACAGGGCAGCAGCGGCACTTCTGGTTGATTCTCTTGGCGTGAAGATGCTTGGAAATTTCTATCTCAGGTTCAACAAGCCGAAAGTTCCCACCAAAATGTTTTCAAACGAGAAGAAAGCAATTGCCTGGCTCAAGAGCAAGTAAGATTTCTTTTTCAGAAATTAATTTTTGTTTCTCTCTGCCGTTGCCTGAAAACTATTTTCCTCTTGCATTGTTATTAAGTTACCTTTACGAAATTAACCACATATACTATGGCTCTGAATAATATTAAACGAAATCACACGCGCGGAGGAAACAGGGGAAGACCGCCCACAAAACCCGCAGTATTAAAAGACGGATTTTACTTTGAAGTTCGCAACCGCGCCACTGACCCGGGTTCGGGAATAAAAATATGGAAAGCCACCCATGAAGAAATGCTGGAAGCAGCCGAACAATACCGTAAAACCAAACTGGTAATTATTCTTGGCGCTTACAAAAACGGTGCTCCTGTCGCAGAGAAAAGGAAAAAGGCGGCTTAGATTTATTTTTGCATTTTTATCTCTAAAGGTTCGTTTTGCTTTGTGTAAATATTTTTACAAGTATTTTTTTTCAATCATTATTTTGTTTACCTTACTGTAACTTTAAACTAAAAATAATTTTTTATGCAGACAATACAATTCGAAAGAGATAAATCGCAGTTCATGTCCACTCTCCGGAAAAATGTAAATGAATATTTTAAATCAAAAGGAATATCTACAAAAGGAAACTGGAAAACAGTTCTCAAAACAGCAGCAATGCTCGCCATTTATCTTACTCCATTTATTTTAATGTTCACAGTAAATATGTTTGGATGGATGATTTTTCCGCTCGCGGTGATTATGGGAATCGGAATGGCAGGAACCGGAATGGCAGTGATGCACGATGGGCTTCACGGCTCTTCTTCAAAAAAGAACTGGCTGAATAATTTATCCGGCAGCACCATTTATATGCTGGGCTCCACTTCCATAAATTGGAAAGTGCAGCACAACATGCTTCATCACACATTTACAAACATTCATGAAATGGATGAAGACATTGAATCAAAATCAGCCCTGCGTTTATCGGTGCATGCACCATTGAAAAAAATTCATCGTTACCAATACATCTACGCTTTTTTTCTTTACAGCTTAATGATTGTGCGAAAACTTGTAAATGATTTTGCCCAGTTTGCCCGGTACCGAAGGCAAGGATTCATACAGCAGCAAAATGCGAAACCGAAATTGGAATATGCAAAACTCATCAGCTCAAAACTTATTTTCTTTTTCACTGCAATTGGTCTGCCGCTTTTATTTTCCGGCTTCGCTTGGTGGCTGGTCATTCTCGGGTTCATCACCATGCTTTGCACAGGCGGATTTATTATGGCAATAGTTTTTCAAATGGCGCATGTGGTGGAAGCAACGGAGCAGCCGCTTCCGACTTCCGAAGGAAACATGGAAAACGAATGGGCTATTCACCAGTTGATGACTACTTCAAACTTTTCCAGAAATAGTTCCGTGCTGAATTGGTTTCTCGGAGGATTAAATTTTCAGATTGAACACCATTTGTTTCCGAACATCTGCCATATTCATTACCGGAAAATTTCTTACATCGTGGAGCGCACTGCGCTGGAATTTGGTCTTCCTTATAATATGATACCGTCTTTTGCAGGCGCCATTGCTTCCCATACGCGCATGTTGAAAATGCTCGGAAGAAAAAAATAATTTCTCCTGCGTGGATAATAAGAGTATCTTTGCTTGCTTTCTTTGAAGATTGTCCGTAGGAGTCCTACGGAGCGGATTTTTCCCAATCTCTTGTGTTCCTCCCTGACAAAGTAGTTCACATTACAATTTTCTTGAAAAGTTTGGTTCGGATAACGAATCATCTACGAATTTTCGAATAACAACTCTTTGTATTCATTCGCAGATTCGAATTCAATTCGCTATCCGTACAATAAAAAAGTTTAATATGAACAATAAACAAAAAACAAAAAATGACATTTGAAAATTTGAATCTCATCCCGCAAATCCTTCATGCGCTGAAGGCAAAGGGATACACCGTGCCCACTGCCATCCAGCACAAAGCAATTCCGCATATACTGGAAGGAAAAGATATTTTCGGCTCGGCACAAACAGGAACAGGAAAGACAGCAGCATTTGCAGTTCCCATTCTTCAGCAACTTTATTTAAGCAAAGAAAAAAATCAGCGCGGAATAAAAACTCTCATTCTCGCTCCCACGCGCGAACTTGCGCAGCAAATCAGCGATAGCTTTCGTGATTACGGAAAAGGATTGCACCTGCGCCATACTGTAATTTACGGAGGAGTGAGCCAGCGCCCGCAAACCGAAGCGCTACGCTCGGGAGTTGATATTGTGATTGCAACCCCGGGACGATTGCTCGATTTAATGAATCAGGGCTACGTGCGCCTTGACCTTGTAAAATTTTTCGTGCTCGATGAAGTGGATAGAATGCTCGATATGGGTTTCATCAACGATATCAAAAAAATAATTACAAAACTCCCGCAGAAAAAACAAACATTATTTTTCTCTGCCACGCTTCCTGCGGAAATAAAAAAACTTGCCGATGGTCTTTTGCATCAGCCGGTAACTGTGCAAACCGATCCTGTATCTTCCACCGCGGTAAATGTGAAACAGTTTGTTTATTTCGTTCCGAAAGAACAAAAGAAACCGCTGCTCACAACCATTCTCGCCAAAGAACCGCAGCATCACACGCTTATTTTCACGCGTACAAAACGCGGAGCCGACCGTTTGGTGAAAAATCTTTTGGCAGATGGAATGAGAGCCGAATCCATTCACGGAGATAAATCACAGGGCGCAAGGCAAAGAGCATTACAGCAATTCAAGACAAGAAAAATAAATCTGCTCGTTGCAACTGATGTGGCTTCGCGCGGATTGGATATTACAGACATCACGCACGTAATTAATTTTGATTTGCCCGAAGAAGCCGAAGTATATGTGCACCGCATTGGCAGAACGGGCAGGGCAGGAGCAACAGGAACAGCAATTTCTTTTTGCGCGCACGATGAACGTTATTTGATGAAAGACATCAATAAATTATCCGGAAATAAAATTGAAACGCTGCATACTCCTAAACTGGAAATATCTCACAGCCCGCAGAAGGTTTATTCTACATCCGTCCATCATACTTCTTATACTCACGAAAAGCCGGAACATTCTCATAGCAGCCATTCTCATGGTCAGAGAAGCCATCATCCGAAAGAAAAAATACATTCTCATAACGAAGATTCACAACACAGCACTCATCAGAAAGAAGGAGTGCATTCATCCGGTGAAAACAATCATGAGAAAAAGAAATTCTTCCGTCCAAGAAAAAAGAAATGGCATAACAAGTGGCAGGGAAAGCGCAGCAGCCACGCACCACGTTAGGAGGAAAACAAATTTTTATCTTTATCTTCCATGTTCAAACTTTACGAAGATAAATCGCATAACATTGTTGACATAGTTTTGTTTCTTCTCCTGATTTTTGCTAACAGTTGGGCGAGTATGAATTTTCCAAACAGGATTGGCTGGCAGCACAACAGCCATGATGTAAGCGAATTTAAAGGATGGGCACTGTTTGCAATTTTTTTTGGCGCTGTGCCGGGATTTTTATGTTTCTTTTTTCATTCAAGGGGCTCGGCTGTTACGGCAAAAACATGGCTCGGTAATTTTTCAAGAGCAGTAGAGTTGATAGGAATATTTGTAATGGCATTCACAATTTCAGTAATGTGTGTGCTGTGTTTGATGTGTGTTGTTTTCATGATAGTTCCCGCCAAAGGATTTGATACCGCTTTAATTTTTATTTTTATTGCCGGCTTTCTTTCCATATTTATTTTGCCATTCTGGCTAATCAAAATTTATTTAAGTGCTGATAAGAGCACCGTACGGGAAATTAATCCTTCGCTTCGCTATCTCATGCTTGTGCCTGCTATCTTTCTCACTTCTGCCATGTGGAACGCAAATGCCCTTGGAATCTTTCCGGACTCTTATGACGGAACTGCAAAGGGCTGGTTTATTTTTGCAGGCGGAAAAGTTGTCAACTACCTGGTTTTTTATTCTGCTCCGCGTATGTTTGCTACCGGCAAGCCCATTGAATTGAATAATTCCGCCAGTTGGGCAATCGGAAGTGTTTTATATTTTACCGGATTGAGTTATTAAAACAACGTTGCGCAATCTTTTCTTAAATTTGTGCATACATGGTTGAAACAGAAATTTACAAACCCAAAAACAAGCTTCGCATAGTTACTGCTGCTTCGCTTTTTGACGGGCACGATGCCGCTATTAATATCATGCGAAGAATTATCCAGGCGAGCGGAGCCGAAGTAATTCATCTCGGGCACGACCGCAGTGTGAAAGAAATTGTGGACTGCGCCATTCAAGAGGATGCCCAGGCAATCGCTATCACTTCTTACCAGGGCGGGCACATGGAATTTTTCAAGTATATGTTTGACTTGCTGAAACAAGCAGGATGCGGACACATAAAAATTTTTGGTGGCGGAGGCGGAACAATTCTTCCCAAAGAAATTGCAGAACTTCACAAATACGGAATCACAAGAATATATTCTCCGGATGACGGGCGCTCAATGGGTTTGCAGGGAATGATTAACGATATGCTGATGAAATGTGATTTTCCCACTGGCGCAAATGTGAATGGAGAAATCAAAACACTTTCAAAAAAAGAAATCACTTCTATCGCAAAAATAATTTCTGCTGCTGAAAATTTTCCAACGGAAGCAAAACTTATTCTGAAAGAAGTTTCGGAATTGGCAGTGAAGAAAAAAATTCCTGTACTTGGCATTACCGGAACCGGAGGCGCAGGAAAATCTTCTTTGATTGATGAAATCGTTCGGAGATTCCTGATGGACTTTAAAGATAAAACCATTGCAATAATTTCCGTTGACCCCTCGAAAAGAAAAACCGGAGGCGCACTTCTCGGTGACAGAATCAGAATGAATTCTATTTCCAATGACAGAGTTTACATGCGTTCGCTTGCAACGCGCCAAAGTAATCTCGCGCTTTCAAAATATGTTCAGGAAGCAGTCAATGTTGTGAAAGCTGCCGGATACGATTTAATCATACTTGAAACTTCCGGAATTGGTCAGAGCGATACCGAAATTCTTGACCACTCGGATGTTTCGCTTTATGTGATGACTCCCGAATACGGAGCGGCAACGCAACTCGAAAAAATTGACATGCTCGATTTTGCCGACATAGTTGCGCTGAATAAATTCGACAAGCGAGGAGCGCAGGATGCGTTGCGCGATGTGAAAAAACAATACCGAAGAAATCGCCAGCAGTTTAATTTATCGGATGACAAAACCCCCGTGTTCGGAACAATCGCTTCGCAGTTCAATGACCCCGGAATGAATTCACTTTATATGGCGCTGATGAAAAAAGTTTCGGAGAAAACAGGAATAAAATTTGAAACGCACATCGGACATACCGATGAGATGAGCGAAAAGATTTACATCATTCCTCCCGCGCGGATTCGTTATCTCTCCGAGATTTCTGAGAACAACCGCAACTACGATACATGGGCAAACAAACAGGCAGAAATCGCGAACAAACTTTTCGGAATTCATTTATCAATTGAAATGCTGAAGGAAAATAAAAAGCAAAACAATCTTTCCGTCATAAAACAGCTTCAGAAATTATATGATGAGGTTGAATCAAAACTTGACAAGCAATGCAAAAAAAATCTGGATGGATGGAAGAAAAAAATAAAACAATATCAGGATGAGTTCTATATTTTCAAAGTCCGCGACAAGGAAATAAAAATTAAAACGCATACTGAATCTCTTTCACACACAAAAATTCCGAAAGTTGCTGTTCCACGCTACGAAGCATGGGGAGAAATTTTAAGATGGGTGTTGGAAGAAAATTTTCCCGGAGAGTTTCCGTATGCAGCCGGAGTTTATCCGTTCAAGCGCACCGAAGAAGATCCTGCGCGAATGTTTGCCGGTGAAGGCGGACCGGAAAGAACAAATAAAAGATTTCATTATGTATCGCGCGGTTTGCCTGCGAAAAGATTGTCAACTGCTTTCGACAGTGTAACTTTATATGGAAGAGATCCTGACTTGCGCCCGGATATTTACGGAAAAGTTGGCAACAGCGGAGTTTCTATTTGTTGTTTGGATGACGCGAAAAAACTTTACTCAGGATTTAATCTCGCTGACCCGAAAACATCTGTTTCAATGACAATCAATGGTCCCGCTCCCACGCTCACCGCATTTTTTATGAATGCATCCATTGACCAGCAATGCGAGTTATATATAAAGAAGAATGGATTGGAAGAAAAAGTCAAACACGAGTTATCACAAATTTTCACGAAGAAAAAAATCAAACAACCGCAATATCAAGGCGCTTTGCCAGAGGGAAATGACGGGCTAGGATTATTTTTACTTGGAGTTACTGGCGACCAGGTTCTGCCGAAAGATGTTTACGAAAAAATAAAAACCGAAACACTGAAGCAAGTTCGCGGAACAGTGCAGGCGGATATTTTAAAAGAAGACCAGGCGCAGAACACTTGTATTTTCTCTACCGAATTTTCTTTGCGCGTGATGGGAGATGTTCAGCAATATTTCATTGAGAAAAATGTAAGAAACTTTTATTCAGTTTCGATTTCCGGTTATCACATTGCTGAAGCAGGAGCAAATCCGATTACGCAACTTGCTTTCACACTTGCGAACGGATTTACTTACGTTGAATATTATTTATCGCGCGGAATGAAGATTGATGACTTCGCTCCGAATCTTTCTTTTTTCTTTTCGAACGGAATTGATCCCGAATATGCTGTCATCGGAAGAGTAGCGCGAAGAATCTGGGCGAAGGCGATGAAAAATAAATACAAAGGCAACGAGCGTTCGCAGATGTTGAAATATCATATTCAAACTTCGGGAAGAAGTTTGCACGCGCAGGAAATTGATTTCAATGACATCCGCACAACCTTGCAGGCGCTATATGCGATTTATGATAATTGCAATTCACTTCACACAAATGCGTATGATGAAGCCATCACCACTCCA
This region includes:
- a CDS encoding DEAD/DEAH box helicase, producing the protein MTFENLNLIPQILHALKAKGYTVPTAIQHKAIPHILEGKDIFGSAQTGTGKTAAFAVPILQQLYLSKEKNQRGIKTLILAPTRELAQQISDSFRDYGKGLHLRHTVIYGGVSQRPQTEALRSGVDIVIATPGRLLDLMNQGYVRLDLVKFFVLDEVDRMLDMGFINDIKKIITKLPQKKQTLFFSATLPAEIKKLADGLLHQPVTVQTDPVSSTAVNVKQFVYFVPKEQKKPLLTTILAKEPQHHTLIFTRTKRGADRLVKNLLADGMRAESIHGDKSQGARQRALQQFKTRKINLLVATDVASRGLDITDITHVINFDLPEEAEVYVHRIGRTGRAGATGTAISFCAHDERYLMKDINKLSGNKIETLHTPKLEISHSPQKVYSTSVHHTSYTHEKPEHSHSSHSHGQRSHHPKEKIHSHNEDSQHSTHQKEGVHSSGENNHEKKKFFRPRKKKWHNKWQGKRSSHAPR
- a CDS encoding methylmalonyl-CoA mutase family protein is translated as MVETEIYKPKNKLRIVTAASLFDGHDAAINIMRRIIQASGAEVIHLGHDRSVKEIVDCAIQEDAQAIAITSYQGGHMEFFKYMFDLLKQAGCGHIKIFGGGGGTILPKEIAELHKYGITRIYSPDDGRSMGLQGMINDMLMKCDFPTGANVNGEIKTLSKKEITSIAKIISAAENFPTEAKLILKEVSELAVKKKIPVLGITGTGGAGKSSLIDEIVRRFLMDFKDKTIAIISVDPSKRKTGGALLGDRIRMNSISNDRVYMRSLATRQSNLALSKYVQEAVNVVKAAGYDLIILETSGIGQSDTEILDHSDVSLYVMTPEYGAATQLEKIDMLDFADIVALNKFDKRGAQDALRDVKKQYRRNRQQFNLSDDKTPVFGTIASQFNDPGMNSLYMALMKKVSEKTGIKFETHIGHTDEMSEKIYIIPPARIRYLSEISENNRNYDTWANKQAEIANKLFGIHLSIEMLKENKKQNNLSVIKQLQKLYDEVESKLDKQCKKNLDGWKKKIKQYQDEFYIFKVRDKEIKIKTHTESLSHTKIPKVAVPRYEAWGEILRWVLEENFPGEFPYAAGVYPFKRTEEDPARMFAGEGGPERTNKRFHYVSRGLPAKRLSTAFDSVTLYGRDPDLRPDIYGKVGNSGVSICCLDDAKKLYSGFNLADPKTSVSMTINGPAPTLTAFFMNASIDQQCELYIKKNGLEEKVKHELSQIFTKKKIKQPQYQGALPEGNDGLGLFLLGVTGDQVLPKDVYEKIKTETLKQVRGTVQADILKEDQAQNTCIFSTEFSLRVMGDVQQYFIEKNVRNFYSVSISGYHIAEAGANPITQLAFTLANGFTYVEYYLSRGMKIDDFAPNLSFFFSNGIDPEYAVIGRVARRIWAKAMKNKYKGNERSQMLKYHIQTSGRSLHAQEIDFNDIRTTLQALYAIYDNCNSLHTNAYDEAITTPTEESVRRAMAIQLIINKELGQAKNENPLQGSFLIDELTELVEEAVLSEFDKITERGGVLGAMETMYQRGKIQEESLYYETLKHTGEFPIIGVNTFLSSKGSPTILPKEVIRATEEEKKYQISMLGELHIGNSEKAKELLRELQLTAIQNKNIFESLMEASKYCSLGQITSALFEVGGQYRRNM
- a CDS encoding cold-shock protein, with the protein product MEKGTVKFYNEAKGFGFIKRENGQDIFVHSSGIIDKIHENDNVTFEVAEGKKGPNAVNVKLA
- a CDS encoding cold-shock protein, which produces MKKGKLKFYNRFKGFGLITDFETGAEYNVSPSGIGDSSIKDGDNVIFEVTEGRNGQNAVEIRPDVFTLNT
- a CDS encoding acyl-CoA desaturase encodes the protein MQTIQFERDKSQFMSTLRKNVNEYFKSKGISTKGNWKTVLKTAAMLAIYLTPFILMFTVNMFGWMIFPLAVIMGIGMAGTGMAVMHDGLHGSSSKKNWLNNLSGSTIYMLGSTSINWKVQHNMLHHTFTNIHEMDEDIESKSALRLSVHAPLKKIHRYQYIYAFFLYSLMIVRKLVNDFAQFARYRRQGFIQQQNAKPKLEYAKLISSKLIFFFTAIGLPLLFSGFAWWLVILGFITMLCTGGFIMAIVFQMAHVVEATEQPLPTSEGNMENEWAIHQLMTTSNFSRNSSVLNWFLGGLNFQIEHHLFPNICHIHYRKISYIVERTALEFGLPYNMIPSFAGAIASHTRMLKMLGRKK